One Kitasatospora sp. NBC_01287 DNA window includes the following coding sequences:
- a CDS encoding maleylpyruvate isomerase family mycothiol-dependent enzyme: MSTWKGPAPEGGVQRLLGEVTRSADRVLSALDALDDEAVRGPSALPGWHRGQVIVHLVGAADAYLRLLAGARAGAAVQAGAGQDDVERPAAELAAVLRERLARLAADAAGMPEDRWEVLVTALAGWRHPAWFTLYRCWRELETHHVDLAVGYRPGDWPTAYVSWALDDTLAALAAREFPLTRVTALDLGRDWTLAATGPTVSGAGHELLGWLAGRTDGSALASDLPLPEPPRWPLPPVPGWG; this comes from the coding sequence GTGAGCACGTGGAAGGGCCCGGCGCCGGAAGGCGGTGTGCAGCGTCTCCTCGGGGAGGTCACCCGGTCCGCCGACCGAGTGCTGTCCGCCCTCGACGCGTTGGACGACGAGGCGGTCCGCGGGCCGTCGGCGCTGCCGGGTTGGCACCGCGGCCAGGTGATCGTCCACCTGGTGGGCGCAGCTGACGCCTATCTGCGGCTGCTGGCCGGTGCCCGCGCCGGTGCCGCTGTTCAGGCCGGCGCCGGCCAGGACGATGTCGAGCGCCCCGCCGCCGAACTCGCGGCCGTGCTGCGCGAGCGGCTGGCGCGCTTGGCGGCGGATGCCGCCGGGATGCCGGAGGACCGCTGGGAGGTGCTGGTCACGGCGCTCGCGGGTTGGCGGCACCCCGCATGGTTCACCCTCTACCGGTGCTGGCGGGAGCTGGAGACCCATCACGTCGATCTGGCTGTCGGCTACCGGCCCGGCGACTGGCCCACCGCCTACGTGTCCTGGGCCCTGGACGACACCTTGGCCGCGCTGGCCGCCCGCGAGTTCCCACTCACCCGGGTGACGGCCCTCGATCTGGGACGCGACTGGACCCTGGCGGCGACCGGCCCCACGGTCAGCGGCGCCGGTCACGAGCTGCTCGGCTGGCTCGCCGGACGGACCGACGGCAGCGCGCTCGCCTCGGACCTCCCGCTGCCGGAGCCGCCGCGCTGGCCGCTGCCACCCGTGCCGGGCTGGGGATGA
- a CDS encoding SLC13 family permease, whose amino-acid sequence MNSSFAELLSVGLLVLVLGCAVVRPWGWPEAVVAVPAAGVLVATGAIAPAHARAEAAQLGPVIGFLAAVLVLAQLCDDEGLFQACGAWMARSAAGRPRRLLVQVFGLASVITAVLSLDATIVLLTPVVFATAARLGARPKPHVYACTHLSNTASLLLPVSNLTNLLAFAASGLGFVRFAGLMALPWLVAIGVEYVVLRRFFAADLDAGARAEPVGEAPELPLFALLTVGGTLAGFVLASALGVDPAWAALLGALVLAVRALVRRRSTPVAIVRSAALPFLAFVLALGIVVRAVVDNGLATALTHLVPGGTALPALLGIAVLAAVLANVINNLPAVLVLLPLTAPAGPGAVLAVLLGVNIGPNLTYAGSLATLLWRRIVREHESEVDLGEFTRLGLLVVPAALLLSVVALWVSLHLLGG is encoded by the coding sequence CTGAACTCGTCGTTCGCCGAACTGCTCTCGGTCGGCCTGCTGGTGCTCGTGCTCGGCTGCGCGGTGGTGCGCCCGTGGGGCTGGCCGGAGGCGGTGGTCGCGGTGCCCGCGGCCGGGGTGCTGGTGGCCACCGGGGCGATCGCGCCCGCGCACGCCAGGGCCGAGGCCGCGCAGCTGGGGCCGGTGATCGGATTCCTCGCGGCGGTCCTGGTGCTGGCCCAACTCTGCGACGATGAAGGCCTGTTCCAGGCCTGCGGGGCCTGGATGGCCCGGTCGGCGGCCGGGCGGCCGCGGCGGCTGCTGGTCCAGGTCTTCGGGCTCGCCTCGGTGATCACGGCGGTGCTCAGCCTGGACGCCACCATCGTGCTGCTGACTCCCGTGGTCTTCGCCACCGCCGCCCGCCTCGGCGCCCGTCCCAAGCCGCACGTCTACGCCTGCACGCACCTGTCGAACACCGCCTCACTGCTGCTGCCGGTCTCCAACCTCACCAATCTGCTCGCCTTCGCCGCCAGCGGGCTCGGCTTCGTCCGGTTCGCCGGGCTGATGGCGCTGCCCTGGCTGGTCGCCATCGGGGTGGAGTACGTGGTGCTGCGCCGGTTCTTCGCCGCCGACCTGGACGCCGGGGCGCGGGCCGAGCCCGTCGGCGAGGCGCCCGAGCTGCCGCTGTTCGCCCTGCTCACCGTCGGCGGCACGCTGGCCGGCTTCGTCCTCGCCTCCGCGCTCGGGGTCGATCCGGCCTGGGCCGCGCTGCTCGGGGCGCTGGTGCTCGCCGTTCGCGCCCTCGTCCGGCGGCGCAGCACGCCGGTGGCGATCGTGCGTTCGGCCGCGCTGCCGTTCCTGGCGTTCGTGCTGGCGCTGGGCATCGTGGTGCGCGCGGTGGTGGACAACGGGCTCGCCACCGCGCTGACCCACCTGGTGCCGGGCGGCACCGCGCTGCCCGCGCTGCTCGGGATCGCCGTGCTGGCGGCCGTGCTGGCCAACGTGATCAACAACCTGCCGGCCGTGCTGGTGCTGCTGCCGCTCACCGCGCCCGCCGGACCGGGTGCGGTGCTCGCCGTGCTGCTCGGCGTCAACATCGGGCCCAACCTCACTTATGCCGGCTCGCTGGCCACCCTGCTGTGGCGGCGGATCGTGCGCGAGCACGAGAGCGAGGTGGACCTCGGCGAGTTCACCCGGCTGGGGCTGCTCGTGGTCCCCGCGGCCCTGCTGCTCTCCGTGGTAGCACTGTGGGTGTCGCTGCACCTGCTGGGAGGTTGA
- a CDS encoding universal stress protein, with translation MTVIVWIAEGTWPACVDAARRHAPAGSGIVLLHVSGPGAPGAAHGAYAGLLGRARPARDPGPRVASLAAAAAAELLAAAAERLGRPCGTVERVGRVEREVVAAAEGAELLVLARDGDRGHLGPRGLGPAGRFVVDHAPCPVLLVRPEPVSGQ, from the coding sequence TTGACCGTCATCGTCTGGATCGCCGAGGGCACGTGGCCCGCCTGCGTGGACGCCGCGCGGCGGCACGCGCCGGCCGGATCCGGGATCGTCCTGCTGCACGTCAGCGGTCCGGGGGCGCCGGGCGCGGCGCACGGTGCCTATGCCGGGCTGCTCGGGCGCGCGCGGCCGGCCCGCGATCCCGGGCCCCGGGTGGCCTCGCTGGCGGCGGCCGCGGCGGCCGAGCTGCTGGCGGCCGCCGCCGAGCGGCTCGGGCGGCCCTGCGGCACGGTCGAGCGGGTCGGGCGGGTGGAGCGCGAGGTGGTGGCCGCGGCCGAGGGCGCCGAGTTGCTCGTGCTGGCCCGCGACGGCGACCGGGGTCACCTGGGCCCGCGCGGTCTGGGACCGGCCGGCCGCTTCGTCGTCGACCACGCGCCGTGCCCGGTGCTGCTGGTCCGGCCGGAGCCGGTGTCAGGCCAGTAG
- a CDS encoding transglycosylase family protein: MTFRAENAASAAAATASPAGKNGKRSRLRLAVLGGAVVVLPVAGLVTASAASAASSSTWDAVAQCESTGNWSIDSGNGFSGGLQFTPSTWAAYGGTQYAASAAQASQGQQIAVAEKVLADQGPGAWPVCSVKAGLTAGGAPAQVDTSSTSASSTTTTTAPAQAPAAAQAPAPAATSKQQAAPVAKSAPVQQVPFKHKAAGKDASGGGTYTVKSGDTLSAIAASHGTTVAKLFAANAQTIGASADVILPGQVLSI; this comes from the coding sequence TTGACTTTCCGTGCCGAGAACGCCGCTTCTGCCGCTGCCGCCACTGCTTCGCCCGCTGGGAAGAACGGGAAGCGTTCGCGGCTGCGCCTGGCTGTGCTGGGTGGGGCCGTGGTGGTGCTGCCGGTGGCGGGGCTGGTGACGGCTTCGGCGGCGTCCGCGGCGTCGTCGTCGACGTGGGACGCGGTGGCGCAGTGCGAGAGCACGGGGAACTGGTCGATCGACAGCGGCAACGGGTTCTCGGGCGGTCTGCAGTTCACGCCGAGTACGTGGGCGGCCTACGGGGGCACGCAGTACGCGGCGTCGGCGGCGCAGGCTTCGCAGGGGCAGCAGATCGCGGTGGCGGAGAAGGTGCTGGCGGATCAGGGTCCGGGTGCCTGGCCGGTGTGCTCGGTGAAGGCGGGGCTGACGGCGGGTGGGGCGCCGGCGCAGGTGGACACCAGCAGCACCAGCGCCTCCAGCACCACCACGACGACGGCTCCGGCCCAGGCCCCGGCCGCCGCCCAGGCCCCGGCTCCGGCTGCGACGTCGAAGCAGCAGGCGGCGCCGGTGGCCAAGTCGGCGCCGGTGCAGCAGGTGCCGTTCAAGCACAAGGCGGCCGGCAAGGACGCGTCCGGTGGCGGGACCTACACCGTGAAGAGCGGTGACACGCTGAGCGCGATCGCGGCCTCGCACGGGACCACGGTGGCCAAGCTGTTCGCCGCCAACGCGCAGACCATCGGTGCCAGTGCGGACGTCATCCTGCCGGGCCAGGTCCTGAGCATCTGA
- a CDS encoding 4'-phosphopantetheinyl transferase superfamily protein, with protein MLTTTPPGPGSAPDPAPDPTSGATLVDLWLIRTDRPGAARRAALHGLLDADERRRALGARHPLGRDRYVIAHGAAREILARRTGLAPTALRWRTGPHGKPELSFPERDLTTSLTHCEHLALFAVTRGRPLGVDLERAPAQAAAERLAQRFYPPADAELVGTGSGAADRFARLWTRKEAYVKAFGGRLAEGLRQPMPGDGPLVLPGPDRACRITDLPRLGPYRAALALAGTAPYLVRLHDWAAEPQAKFNSEVVVDR; from the coding sequence GTGCTGACCACCACGCCACCGGGCCCCGGCTCGGCCCCGGACCCGGCCCCGGACCCGACCTCGGGCGCGACCCTGGTGGACCTCTGGCTGATCCGCACCGACCGACCGGGGGCGGCCCGCCGGGCAGCGCTCCACGGACTGCTCGACGCCGACGAGCGCCGCCGCGCACTGGGCGCCCGCCACCCGCTCGGCCGCGACCGGTACGTCATCGCGCACGGCGCCGCCCGCGAGATCCTGGCCCGCCGCACCGGCCTCGCCCCGACCGCGCTGCGCTGGCGGACCGGCCCGCACGGGAAGCCGGAACTCAGCTTTCCAGAACGAGATCTGACGACCAGTCTGACCCACTGCGAGCACCTGGCACTGTTCGCGGTCACCCGCGGCCGCCCGCTCGGCGTCGACCTGGAACGGGCACCGGCCCAGGCCGCCGCGGAGCGCCTGGCCCAGCGCTTCTACCCGCCCGCCGACGCCGAACTGGTCGGCACCGGCTCGGGTGCCGCCGACCGGTTCGCCCGGCTCTGGACCCGCAAGGAGGCCTATGTGAAGGCCTTCGGCGGCCGGCTGGCCGAGGGGCTGCGGCAGCCCATGCCCGGCGACGGGCCACTCGTGCTGCCCGGCCCCGACCGCGCCTGCCGGATCACCGACCTGCCTCGCCTGGGCCCGTACCGCGCGGCCTTGGCCCTGGCCGGCACCGCGCCCTATCTGGTCCGGCTGCACGACTGGGCCGCCGAACCGCAAGCGAAATTCAACTCCGAAGTGGTGGTGGATCGATGA
- a CDS encoding TetR/AcrR family transcriptional regulator: protein MDPEPSLRERLVDVGVELVLTEGTASLGLREIARRAGVSHGAPRRYFPTHQALLSAIAHRGFADLAARFATATDGAAPPRAQLAAFARTYVDYALERRGMFELMFRHDLLNSEPNDPIGTSGRPRLRDSSLPLFARFVELIELAELAGQPGQPGGADPAVTAAALWANLHGIVQLWFWGSLQLALDGDRLDPLDRLVTAALDAHLGPVPA, encoded by the coding sequence ATGGATCCCGAGCCCTCCCTGCGCGAACGGCTGGTCGATGTCGGCGTGGAGCTCGTCCTCACCGAAGGCACCGCCTCCCTGGGCCTGCGCGAGATCGCCCGCCGGGCAGGCGTGTCGCACGGCGCCCCGCGCCGCTACTTCCCCACGCACCAGGCACTGCTCTCCGCGATCGCCCACCGGGGCTTCGCAGACCTCGCGGCCCGGTTCGCCACCGCGACCGACGGGGCGGCCCCGCCACGCGCGCAACTCGCCGCCTTCGCCCGGACCTACGTCGACTACGCACTGGAGCGGCGCGGCATGTTCGAGCTGATGTTCCGTCATGATCTGCTCAACAGCGAGCCGAACGACCCGATCGGCACCAGCGGCCGTCCCCGGTTGCGCGACTCGTCCCTCCCGCTCTTCGCCCGCTTCGTCGAACTCATCGAACTCGCCGAACTCGCCGGCCAACCAGGCCAACCAGGCGGAGCCGACCCCGCCGTGACCGCCGCCGCGCTCTGGGCCAACCTGCACGGCATCGTCCAACTCTGGTTCTGGGGCAGCCTGCAGCTCGCCCTCGACGGCGACCGGCTCGACCCGCTCGACCGGCTCGTGACCGCCGCTCTGGACGCCCATCTGGGGCCGGTGCCCGCATGA
- a CDS encoding condensation domain-containing protein, whose protein sequence is MTGPGGPGDPDGIGSTGGPSGPSDTSGTDDTVDTEESPQRLIVRYQASSSGSGPLTLGQDNMIRCVLRDEPAHMSKQALWPVPEGTDLPATLAALRTLAERHPALRTVFPGSHFECQEERAEGEFTIAVVPVAPGEDLDKLAGELGLRDRHRAFDLARDFPLRFTLLTRQGRPVRLVVVVCHAHLDGAATALLVTEWLALIAGQPLPEPTSHTPREIAKLERSPAGRRRAKASLRHWEKVLRCDPPVVFAHDGVTHSDAQLPTLALRSATGAEALARAAERTGAGPSTLLLAAYAALVAHLAGQSTLVVAALSANRHRQALAEHIGTLAQDALLSLDTAVPDFDQLVQRTQAAALAAYWHSAFDAEQVWRLVDDTAHHRGLRYARHMVVNDLSATVPADTARQPLPPRVEPEFWWLPAETIPTRIMLNIWRTGGVLELTLHADPRLFPPAATEEFANALLRLLDLVAKRPVPLDELGTLTTLVPGRRERPGWQLIDGCWIDLAAVRELLTEALTEPLTEPLTEARGRVGEVTVKDGRLTAYLESAGAPLTPESAHAAVLAALPEHHTAMAPHHYVIRDGDLVLAEGSGRDPQVPDWQALLA, encoded by the coding sequence GTGACCGGCCCCGGCGGCCCCGGCGACCCTGACGGCATCGGCAGCACCGGCGGCCCCAGTGGCCCCAGCGACACCAGTGGCACCGACGACACCGTCGACACCGAGGAATCCCCGCAGCGGCTCATCGTCCGCTACCAGGCGAGCAGTTCGGGATCCGGTCCGCTGACGCTCGGCCAGGACAACATGATCCGCTGCGTGCTGCGCGACGAACCAGCCCATATGAGCAAGCAGGCGCTCTGGCCGGTCCCCGAGGGCACCGACCTGCCCGCCACGCTGGCCGCACTGCGCACCCTGGCCGAGCGGCACCCTGCCCTGCGCACGGTCTTTCCCGGCAGCCACTTCGAGTGCCAGGAGGAGCGCGCCGAAGGCGAGTTCACCATCGCCGTGGTTCCGGTGGCCCCCGGCGAGGACCTCGACAAGCTGGCCGGCGAACTGGGCCTGCGCGACCGCCACCGCGCCTTCGACCTGGCCCGCGACTTCCCCCTGCGCTTCACCCTGCTCACCCGCCAGGGCCGGCCGGTACGGCTGGTGGTCGTCGTCTGCCACGCCCACCTCGACGGCGCCGCCACCGCGCTGCTGGTCACCGAGTGGCTGGCGCTGATCGCCGGGCAGCCGCTCCCGGAGCCCACCTCGCACACCCCGCGTGAGATAGCCAAACTGGAGCGGAGCCCAGCCGGCCGGCGGCGGGCGAAGGCCTCGCTCCGGCACTGGGAGAAGGTCCTGCGCTGCGACCCGCCGGTGGTCTTCGCGCACGACGGCGTCACCCACTCCGACGCCCAACTCCCCACCCTGGCGCTCCGTTCGGCGACCGGCGCCGAGGCCCTGGCGCGCGCCGCCGAGCGCACCGGCGCGGGCCCCTCGACGCTGCTGCTGGCCGCCTACGCCGCACTGGTCGCCCACCTGGCCGGCCAGTCCACCTTGGTGGTGGCCGCCCTCTCCGCCAACCGCCACCGCCAGGCGCTCGCCGAGCACATCGGCACCCTGGCCCAGGACGCGCTGCTCTCGCTCGACACCGCCGTCCCCGACTTCGACCAACTGGTGCAGCGCACCCAGGCCGCCGCGCTCGCGGCCTACTGGCACAGCGCCTTCGACGCCGAACAGGTCTGGCGCCTGGTGGACGACACCGCCCACCACCGCGGCCTGCGCTACGCCCGCCACATGGTGGTCAACGACCTCAGCGCCACGGTCCCCGCCGACACCGCGCGGCAGCCGCTGCCCCCGCGGGTCGAGCCGGAGTTCTGGTGGCTGCCCGCCGAGACCATCCCGACCCGGATCATGCTGAACATCTGGCGCACCGGCGGCGTGCTCGAACTGACCCTGCACGCCGATCCGCGGCTCTTCCCGCCCGCCGCCACCGAGGAGTTCGCCAACGCCCTGCTCCGGCTGCTCGACCTGGTCGCCAAACGTCCGGTCCCTCTCGACGAGTTGGGCACGCTCACCACGCTGGTGCCGGGTCGGCGCGAGCGCCCGGGCTGGCAGCTGATCGACGGTTGCTGGATCGACCTGGCGGCAGTGCGCGAGCTGCTCACCGAGGCACTCACCGAGCCGCTCACCGAGCCGCTCACCGAGGCACGCGGCAGGGTCGGCGAAGTGACCGTCAAGGACGGCAGGTTGACCGCCTACCTGGAGTCGGCCGGAGCCCCGCTCACCCCGGAGTCCGCGCACGCAGCCGTGCTCGCCGCCCTCCCCGAGCACCACACCGCGATGGCACCCCACCACTACGTGATCCGCGACGGTGACCTGGTGCTCGCCGAAGGCTCGGGCCGCGATCCCCAAGTGCCCGACTGGCAGGCGCTACTGGCCTGA